ATTTTCCTTTACCAATTTCATCGCTACCTGTAATACGAACGCAATAGTCTGGATGATCTTTAACTATGTCAGAATTTAAATTGACAAGCGCTACTCTCATTCTTTCTGCCGCATCTTCTGTAGGACAAAATACAATTGTTTTTGCCATTCTATCTGTAGCTTTTAAATAATCCGTTATTTCCTTTGCAACTTGCTGTGTTCTGTCTTCTATTACAATATTATAGTCATAGTCAGTATTATTGTATATTCTGTCTTCTATTTCTTTGCCATATTTATCTAGTTGATTTTTGAATGGGCGCCATCCTTCTCCAATATCTGTGGTAATGTTGATGACTTTAAATGGAGCAAGAAATCCATCTTCAATGCCTTCACGAAGTGAATAAGTATATATCGGTTCCCCAAAATAATGAGTATTAGATACGTATTTTGTTTCTTTAGGAGTAGCAGTCATGCCGATTTGTGTCGCAGAATTAAAATATTCCAATATACGTCTCCACCTAGAATCTTCTTTTGCTGATCCCCTGTGACATTCGTCAACTATTATCAAGTCAAAAAAATCTGGATTAAATAATTCAGAGAAATGTTCCTTGTCGTCATCTCCGACTAATTGCTGGTACAGAGAAAAATAAACTTGATGAGATGTAATTGTTGTAGGATCATCTTTCGCAACATTAATCTTGTGGACAACTTTTTTTAATGGCGCAAAGTCTTGCGAAATTGTTTGATCAACTAAAACATTTCTATCTGCTAAGTATAATATTTTTTTCTTTTGACCACTCTGCAATAAACGATACACTATTTGAAAAGCAGTATATGTTTTACCTGTTCCTGTTGCCATAACAAGAAGCAATCTATCTTTTCCTCTTGATATTTCTTCAAGAGTTCTATTTATCGCAATTCTTTGATAATATCGTGGTGGATAAGTGTTTTGACTAGAATAGTATGGTTGTTCAATAATTTCTTCTTCTTGTTCTGTAATTCCCATTCCATTATTTTTTTCGTTTTTAAATCGACTAATCAATTCTTCCTCAGTAGGGAATTCAGACATAGAAAGCTCGCGCTCTTTTCCTGTCAAAAAATCATGCTCCATGAAACCATCCCCATTAGAACTATAAGCAAATGGCAAATCAAGCATCTTTGCATATTCAATTGCTTGTTGTAAACCATAAGAAACACTCTTTCGATTGTCTTTTGCCTCTACAACAGCGATTGGATTGTTGTTATTTAAGTATAGTATATAGTCAGCTCTCTTTGGTCTTTCTCTAAATATTAGATTCCCACGAATATTAATCTTTCCGTCTGTAATTTTAGTTTCCATAGTAATCTTATTTTTATCCCATTTAGAGATAATAGACGGTGTAATATAATGAAGTTTAATATCTTCTTCGGTCATTTGTTTTTTATTTAATATTTTACTCATTTCATCACCACCCGTAATTCTTAAATTTATGCAGTTTATTTTCGATGTATATTTATATTATATAGCATACCTTCTTGAATAAGATAGTCCTGATAATACAATTTAAAAACTTTTGAATCTTAATCTGTATAGAAGTTTAATAAAAATTAATTCGAAACATTAGTTGTTTTATATCCTTTATAAATAATATATTTGAATAAGTCGTGTTTTGATCTTTTATAGTATATTTTTCAGTAATACGATTTTAAATTATTTTCTATTCTTCTATGTTTTCTGAATTTCTTACCATATCTTTTTATTATATGTTGTTACTGTATAGGTTTTTCTGTTTTTTTTATTTATTTAAAAAATATAATCATAAATTAAGTCACAATTACCCATAAACCACTCATACCAAGAAATAGGATTTTTTATTACTATTCTTTCTTTGTTTTCATATTCCAGAAACTTGATTAACGTTATACGTACATTTTCAATTATGGATTCATAATTATACATATGAATTTCACTGAAATCCCACCATAAATTCCTTGCTGGATGAGCGGCAAAGCCACATCTTAGGTCATATATATAATCTAAATACTCAGCTGTTGTATTATTAATTTTTAAAATATTTTTAAGAATTTGGTGCATGTCTTTTCTCTTTGTTGTCGGCATCTTTTTCCTTTTTTTGATAAATTGAACTATTATATCAATACAATTATCTAAGGATATTATAGCTTCTTCTTCGTATAAGTTAGTTAACAAGCTGAGCGATTTAGAATAATAAAAAATAGCTCTATTAACATATGGATCGAGTGCATTTATTTTTCTCATTATATAAGAAAAAACTTTCTCATTTACATTCGTATTATGCTTTCTAATTTTAATTTCGTCAATAAACTCTTGGTAGTCATCAATAATATTATAATGACCATATCTAAACATAGTTCTTCCCATAAAAGAGCTTGAAATTCCATATGTCAATGCTAAAGCTCCTATAATATTAATCATGTAACTCCTATAAACATATTGATTTGATGAAAACATATAATTTTCTATAGTATCAGATATATGTTTATCAGATGATATATTTCTCCAACCTTTTTCCCAATCAGGAGCTACTAAAGCAACTAAAAGCGAGTTTTCGTGAAAATCATATTTGCAAGATATATTATCTGATACATAATTTAAACCTATAGTTTCATCACAACTCATATCCCTAATCATTATTAATCTATCATCTTCCATATCTTTTAGCCTCGAAGGAATTCTGTCCAAGGAATTTTTTAATTCTTGTCTATTAATACAAAAATTTGATTTTATAGCATCATTTATAAACTTGTTTTTAAATTCTAAAAAGCTCATTATTTCCTCATCTTAACTAGTAATTAAAGTAAAATTTACATAATATTTTTATTTATTCCGTCAACTCAATACTACCCACGTGCCTTAATCGTCACTATAAATACATATTCTTACTTATATTATACACAAAACAAAACCCTACTTTCACGTAGAGTCCTTAGTCAAATTAACTTTTATTTATATCCCTACCTTTAAATTCAACAAGTATTTGTCCATTTTTCATTCAAGTCTTTGGCAAGTTTTCATTCAAGTATTTGTCCATTTTTCATTCAAGTATTTGGCGTGTTTTCGTTCAAGTATTTGACAGTTTTTCATTCAAGTATTTGGCGGTCTAGATTTATATTTTTCTGTATTTACTATCTCTTCCTAAAATTATCCATAAAAAAGCACCTACAACTGTAGATGCTTGTATAGAATTAATTTTATTTTCTTCTTATCCGTGGTATTACTCGATTTACTTGTTTTAAATATATTTCATATTCTTCTCCAAATTCATTTTTTAACCATTTTTCTTCTGTATTTTTCATTAATATTGTTAAAAAAGCCCAAAATACAAATGGAAGTATTAGCAAAATATAGTTTGCTGTAAATAAAAGTAGACCTGTGAATATAAATATAAATGCTGAATAAACAGGATTTCTTACTATGCTGTATACTCCTGTTGTTATCAACTTTTTTTCTGTAACTTTTTTATTTATTTTCTGAA
This Finegoldia magna ATCC 53516 DNA region includes the following protein-coding sequences:
- the hsdR gene encoding EcoAI/FtnUII family type I restriction enzme subunit R, whose product is MSKILNKKQMTEEDIKLHYITPSIISKWDKNKITMETKITDGKINIRGNLIFRERPKRADYILYLNNNNPIAVVEAKDNRKSVSYGLQQAIEYAKMLDLPFAYSSNGDGFMEHDFLTGKERELSMSEFPTEEELISRFKNEKNNGMGITEQEEEIIEQPYYSSQNTYPPRYYQRIAINRTLEEISRGKDRLLLVMATGTGKTYTAFQIVYRLLQSGQKKKILYLADRNVLVDQTISQDFAPLKKVVHKINVAKDDPTTITSHQVYFSLYQQLVGDDDKEHFSELFNPDFFDLIIVDECHRGSAKEDSRWRRILEYFNSATQIGMTATPKETKYVSNTHYFGEPIYTYSLREGIEDGFLAPFKVINITTDIGEGWRPFKNQLDKYGKEIEDRIYNNTDYDYNIVIEDRTQQVAKEITDYLKATDRMAKTIVFCPTEDAAERMRVALVNLNSDIVKDHPDYCVRITGSDEIGKGKLDYFISVSSKYPVIATTSKLLSTGVDTKMVKLIVLDQMLNSMTEFKQIIGRGTRIRENEGKTHFVVMDFRNVTRLFADPDWDGPIIVDTGFDPNKHQSDRVREKDETYGFDKDKRSVPTIDKNGLKVKIINKTVSIYDTNSKLLRRESIIDYTKENIRGEYADLDDFIRSWRKDPKKEIIRKMLEESGIDIDFLKQENNMENVDDFDFICHIAYDKKPLTRKERADNVKKHDFFSKYSGVAREVLEALLDKYMNQGIREITSIDVLKLDPIIRLGKPSKIIKEFGGRDLYNSAIIDLQNAIYENEVG
- a CDS encoding methyltransferase family protein, whose protein sequence is MKSQEFKMPIFGVGPIYVITCLILTIAGIWLYLNGYIYQGEIIKGKMFFIIAAIFMILLGIYLWIQAVIVQKINKKVTEKKLITTGVYSIVRNPVYSAFIFIFTGLLLFTANYILLILPFVFWAFLTILMKNTEEKWLKNEFGEEYEIYLKQVNRVIPRIRRK